In one Sulfitobacter sp. LCG007 genomic region, the following are encoded:
- a CDS encoding ABC transporter permease, translated as MESRPTSFYVLAAFFGLFVLFLYGPTITIGILSFQGPQGGLTFPMNGVSTYWFRDLFEQQAVGDIWGAFRRSLALGLLVMVTTVVVSVMAGLAFRKRFAGSGLLFYAAITSLVIPSILISLGVGLIFNQLGIPVHWATSGFGSQLTWTLPFGLLIMFAVFNRFDKSYEEAARDQGATAWQTLRFVVLPIIAPSLIGVALFGFTLSYDEFARTLLTSGSYNTLPLEVFGMTTNVTTPVIYALGTLTTAFSLLVIAAFLLSVWILGKRRARLGSDAGKGV; from the coding sequence ATGGAGAGCCGTCCCACTTCCTTCTATGTGCTCGCGGCCTTCTTCGGGCTTTTCGTGCTGTTTCTCTACGGGCCGACGATCACCATCGGCATCCTCAGCTTCCAGGGTCCGCAGGGCGGGCTGACCTTTCCGATGAACGGAGTATCGACCTACTGGTTCCGCGACCTCTTCGAGCAGCAGGCCGTCGGAGACATCTGGGGTGCGTTCCGTCGAAGCCTCGCGCTGGGGCTGCTGGTGATGGTCACGACGGTCGTCGTCTCGGTCATGGCGGGCCTGGCCTTCCGCAAGCGCTTCGCGGGCTCGGGGCTGCTGTTTTACGCCGCGATCACGTCTCTGGTCATCCCCTCGATCCTGATCTCGCTGGGGGTCGGGCTGATCTTCAACCAGCTCGGGATCCCGGTACACTGGGCGACATCGGGCTTCGGGTCCCAGCTTACCTGGACGCTGCCCTTCGGCCTGCTGATCATGTTCGCGGTCTTCAATCGCTTCGACAAGAGCTACGAGGAGGCCGCGCGCGACCAGGGGGCGACCGCCTGGCAGACGCTGCGCTTCGTCGTCTTGCCGATCATCGCGCCCTCGCTGATCGGCGTGGCGCTGTTCGGCTTCACGCTCAGCTATGACGAATTCGCACGGACCCTACTGACGTCTGGCAGCTACAATACGCTGCCGCTCGAGGTCTTCGGGATGACCACGAATGTCACGACGCCGGTGATCTATGCCCTGGGCACCCTGACGACGGCGTTTTCGCTGCTCGTCATCGCCGCTTTCCTGCTGTCGGTCTGGATCCTGGGCAAGCGCCGCGCCCGTCTGGGCTCGGATGCCGGAAAGGGTGTGTGA
- a CDS encoding aspartate/glutamate racemase family protein, whose amino-acid sequence MRLVYINPNATETMTRGIVAAARAALPGVEISGMTNLAGPAAIEGPEDGEAALPGLLACVAQARDAGASAIVIACFDDTGLADTRARAGCPVLGIGQSAYVMATLLGLRFSVVTSLPVSVPVIRQNVEAGGFGGFCASIRASGLAVLTIDEAGDATRARIAEEIAAARDDDGAEAVILGCAGMAPMAGDLATRSGVRLVDGVAASAHLAAAAAGFSASQGGPAQALSRARQQP is encoded by the coding sequence ATGCGGCTGGTCTACATCAATCCGAACGCCACCGAGACGATGACCCGGGGCATCGTGGCCGCGGCGCGGGCGGCCCTGCCGGGGGTCGAGATCAGCGGCATGACCAACCTTGCGGGGCCCGCGGCGATAGAGGGGCCGGAAGACGGAGAGGCGGCGCTGCCGGGGCTCTTGGCATGCGTCGCGCAGGCGCGGGATGCGGGCGCCTCGGCCATCGTCATCGCCTGTTTCGACGATACCGGGCTGGCCGACACGCGGGCGCGGGCCGGTTGCCCCGTATTGGGGATCGGACAGTCCGCTTATGTCATGGCCACGCTTCTGGGGCTGCGCTTTTCGGTCGTCACGTCGCTGCCCGTGTCCGTGCCGGTGATCCGCCAGAATGTCGAAGCCGGCGGGTTCGGAGGTTTCTGCGCGTCGATCCGGGCCAGCGGATTGGCGGTGCTGACCATCGACGAGGCTGGCGATGCCACGCGCGCGCGGATCGCGGAAGAGATCGCGGCGGCACGCGACGACGACGGGGCAGAGGCGGTCATCCTTGGCTGCGCGGGGATGGCCCCGATGGCGGGCGATCTGGCGACGCGCAGCGGGGTGCGGCTTGTCGACGGCGTCGCCGCCTCGGCGCATCTCGCTGCGGCGGCGGCCGGGTTCTCGGCTTCGCAGGGTGGTCCTGCGCAGGCGCTCAGTCGAGCTCGACAACAGCCTTGA
- a CDS encoding zinc-binding alcohol dehydrogenase family protein, which yields MTVLVCSAPGKLAVEGRPLPVCGPGDALVRPKRVGICGTDYHIYEGKHPFLEYPRVMGHELAVELVSAPPGSDFEPGEICTVNPYLSCGACRTCKVGRPNCCERISVLGVHCDGGMAELLAVPLANLVKADGLSPDQCASVEFLAIGAHAVRRAAPRPGERTLVVGAGPIGLGVALFARLAGCEVALADLDTARAERVAEIAGASASASPTREDFDHVFDATGSQAAMQASFELVAPGGTLTLVGVLKASISFSDPDFHRKEMRLLASRNATTEDFDRVIAAIRTGEADISRVITHRTRLHDAPDDIAQWAADKAGLIKAVVELD from the coding sequence ATGACCGTGCTCGTTTGCAGCGCTCCGGGCAAGCTCGCCGTCGAGGGCCGCCCCCTTCCCGTCTGCGGCCCGGGCGACGCGCTGGTACGGCCGAAACGTGTCGGCATCTGCGGGACCGACTATCACATCTACGAAGGCAAGCACCCGTTCCTGGAGTATCCGCGGGTAATGGGGCATGAACTGGCGGTGGAACTCGTATCCGCGCCGCCCGGATCGGATTTCGAACCGGGCGAGATCTGCACCGTGAACCCCTACCTCTCCTGCGGCGCGTGCAGGACCTGCAAGGTCGGCAGGCCGAACTGCTGCGAGCGTATCTCGGTCCTTGGCGTGCATTGCGATGGGGGCATGGCCGAGCTTCTCGCGGTTCCGCTGGCAAATCTCGTGAAGGCGGATGGGCTTTCGCCCGACCAGTGCGCGTCGGTCGAATTCCTGGCGATCGGGGCCCATGCGGTGCGCCGGGCCGCGCCGCGCCCGGGCGAGCGGACGCTCGTGGTGGGTGCGGGCCCCATCGGTCTGGGCGTCGCGCTCTTTGCCCGGCTCGCGGGCTGCGAGGTTGCGCTTGCCGATCTCGACACCGCGCGGGCGGAGCGGGTTGCCGAGATCGCCGGGGCCTCCGCGTCGGCGTCCCCCACCCGCGAGGACTTCGACCATGTGTTCGACGCGACGGGCAGCCAGGCGGCCATGCAGGCGAGCTTCGAACTTGTCGCGCCGGGGGGGACGCTGACGCTGGTGGGTGTCCTCAAGGCGTCGATCAGCTTTTCGGATCCCGATTTCCACCGGAAGGAAATGCGTCTGCTGGCAAGCCGCAACGCGACGACCGAGGACTTCGATCGCGTCATCGCCGCCATCCGGACAGGCGAGGCGGACATCAGCCGCGTGATCACCCACCGGACCCGGCTACACGACGCGCCGGACGATATTGCGCAATGGGCCGCGGACAAGGCGGGTCTGATCAAGGCTGTTGTCGAGCTCGACTGA
- a CDS encoding AI-2E family transporter, with protein MATEDTANSAEVVPSPDETELLLRSIRRYIRFIVFFCACVALFFAKEVILPFVLALLIALTLSPVTRYFSRYGIPSILTAVTLIFFVASAVTAGGYLLSGPVSEWIDQAPQIKSQLEEKLRNISASLSTVREASQQVEEFADGAKDPEVMKVTIDQPGILDSAAQNLASFAATALVSLVLALFLLASGDMFYVKLVESFSRFGDKKRALKVAYGIEERISRYLLSITIINAGLGIVVGAGLWAIGMPQPVMWGVIAFLVNFLPYIGSLAGILLTAAVSIVTFDSLSYALLAPGFYLLATTIEGQFVTPVVVGRRLEINAVCVFATVVFWAWMWGVAGALTAVPFLVCFKVLCDHVPALATVNNFMGGSNLGGTFDPLRREPVEAGE; from the coding sequence ATGGCGACGGAAGATACTGCAAACAGCGCCGAGGTCGTGCCTTCGCCTGACGAGACAGAATTGCTGCTCAGGTCCATCCGCAGGTATATCCGCTTCATCGTCTTCTTCTGCGCCTGCGTTGCACTTTTCTTTGCGAAGGAAGTGATCCTGCCCTTCGTGCTGGCGCTGCTGATCGCCCTGACGCTCAGCCCGGTAACGCGCTACTTCTCGCGCTACGGCATTCCATCCATCCTGACGGCCGTGACCCTGATCTTCTTTGTCGCCTCGGCTGTCACCGCAGGCGGCTACCTGCTCAGCGGTCCGGTCTCGGAGTGGATCGATCAGGCGCCGCAGATAAAGAGCCAGCTCGAGGAAAAGCTGCGCAACATCTCGGCTTCGCTGAGTACGGTCCGCGAGGCGTCGCAGCAGGTCGAGGAATTTGCCGACGGAGCCAAGGATCCCGAGGTCATGAAAGTGACCATCGACCAGCCTGGCATCCTTGATTCCGCCGCGCAGAACCTCGCGTCCTTCGCGGCGACGGCACTGGTGTCGCTCGTGCTGGCGCTGTTCCTCCTTGCCTCCGGCGACATGTTCTACGTGAAGCTCGTCGAAAGCTTCTCGCGATTCGGCGACAAGAAGCGGGCGTTGAAGGTGGCCTATGGCATCGAGGAACGGATTTCGCGATACCTGCTGTCGATCACGATCATCAATGCCGGTCTGGGCATCGTCGTCGGCGCGGGCCTGTGGGCCATCGGAATGCCCCAGCCCGTCATGTGGGGCGTGATCGCCTTTCTGGTCAATTTCCTGCCCTATATCGGCTCGCTCGCGGGCATTCTGCTGACCGCCGCGGTGTCGATCGTCACCTTCGACAGCCTCAGCTATGCGTTGCTGGCCCCGGGGTTCTACCTGCTCGCGACCACGATCGAGGGGCAGTTCGTCACGCCCGTGGTGGTCGGACGGCGGCTTGAGATAAACGCGGTCTGCGTTTTCGCGACGGTGGTGTTCTGGGCCTGGATGTGGGGCGTCGCGGGAGCTCTGACTGCCGTACCTTTCCTCGTCTGTTTCAAGGTGCTGTGCGACCATGTCCCGGCCCTTGCGACGGTCAACAACTTCATGGGCGGGTCCAACCTTGGCGGTACCTTCGATCCCCTGAGGCGCGAACCGGTGGAAGCAGGCGAATGA
- a CDS encoding FAD/NAD(P)-binding protein produces MTSISVIGCGPMGLYALKRLVSCDRPLDITIFESSSTPGIGMPYRSDTTSDEMLCNAFSREIPSFTQPFVDWLRDQPSDFLARFGISPENAGSRDFYPRTLLGLYLGAEFDAITARAEQDGHRIVVRARHQVTDVVPQAAGTLIKGNSPDGDFSIESDEVIIATGHRWPEDPEIGGVPLVSPWPAERLTGLPAGRIGVIGASLSAIDVTLTLAATHGSFDHSDAGVRWLPNDGSDAFRVTLLSQKGIMPEPDFWYPFPYEPLAHLSEQGVADEIEKGAEGLLERLFDLLLRDLDAEDPAYLEQLGEGARSIEGFGPAYFARRAEVGGLRSVRNMYRDALDAVAKKETIPSRYVLLRADANFDLGLRALGDADYDRFRKHLLPVFADAYAAVPHRSVQRLLALHEAGVLALQSTGSDVRYAALPEGRVSATVEGEEMVFDVMIDARGQQAEGVDALPFPSLTAQLGPEPVTEPFRLDPGETPGGGIYCLALPQLLERYPFSQGLENCSELSRIAVDDLLGRLFASDDGSVACDGTSVREQGASPVTPDVGRGSERPAA; encoded by the coding sequence GTGACATCGATTTCAGTGATTGGCTGCGGGCCGATGGGACTTTACGCACTCAAGCGGCTTGTGTCCTGCGACAGACCCCTCGACATTACCATATTCGAAAGCTCCTCGACGCCCGGTATCGGGATGCCCTATCGGTCGGACACGACGTCCGACGAGATGCTGTGCAACGCCTTCAGCCGCGAGATCCCGAGCTTTACCCAGCCCTTCGTCGACTGGCTGCGCGACCAGCCCTCCGACTTTCTCGCCCGATTCGGTATCTCTCCCGAGAATGCCGGATCGCGGGACTTCTACCCGCGCACGCTGCTAGGTCTTTATCTCGGCGCGGAATTCGACGCGATCACGGCGCGTGCGGAACAAGACGGGCATCGGATCGTCGTTCGGGCCCGGCATCAGGTTACGGACGTCGTCCCGCAAGCCGCTGGCACCCTCATCAAGGGCAATTCGCCGGATGGCGATTTCAGCATCGAGTCAGACGAGGTAATCATCGCGACGGGCCATAGATGGCCTGAAGACCCCGAGATCGGTGGGGTGCCGCTGGTGTCCCCCTGGCCAGCCGAGCGATTGACCGGGCTTCCTGCCGGGCGGATCGGAGTCATTGGCGCATCGCTCTCGGCAATCGATGTCACGCTAACGCTCGCGGCGACCCATGGAAGTTTCGACCACTCCGACGCCGGCGTGCGCTGGTTGCCGAACGATGGCAGCGACGCCTTCCGCGTGACGCTTCTGTCGCAGAAGGGGATCATGCCAGAGCCCGATTTCTGGTACCCCTTTCCCTACGAGCCGCTGGCGCATCTTTCCGAGCAGGGGGTGGCGGATGAGATCGAGAAAGGCGCCGAGGGACTTCTCGAGCGGTTGTTCGATCTTTTGCTGCGCGACCTCGACGCGGAGGATCCCGCCTATCTCGAGCAGCTTGGCGAAGGCGCGCGCAGCATCGAAGGCTTCGGTCCCGCCTATTTCGCCCGCCGCGCGGAAGTCGGCGGTCTGCGCTCGGTGCGCAACATGTATCGCGATGCGCTCGATGCCGTGGCGAAGAAGGAAACCATTCCCAGCCGCTATGTGCTTCTGCGCGCCGACGCGAACTTCGATCTCGGATTGAGGGCGCTTGGCGACGCGGATTACGACAGGTTCAGAAAGCATCTTCTGCCGGTTTTCGCGGATGCCTATGCCGCCGTGCCGCACCGTTCGGTCCAGCGGCTTCTCGCGCTCCACGAGGCGGGGGTGCTGGCGCTTCAGTCAACCGGGTCCGATGTCCGGTATGCGGCGCTTCCGGAAGGCCGCGTCTCGGCGACCGTCGAGGGCGAGGAGATGGTCTTCGACGTGATGATCGACGCGCGCGGCCAGCAGGCGGAAGGCGTTGACGCGCTTCCTTTCCCAAGCCTCACCGCGCAACTGGGACCAGAGCCTGTGACGGAACCGTTCCGTCTGGATCCCGGAGAGACGCCGGGCGGCGGCATCTACTGCCTTGCACTTCCGCAATTGCTCGAACGCTATCCGTTTTCGCAGGGGCTCGAGAATTGCTCCGAACTTTCCAGGATCGCCGTCGACGACCTGCTTGGACGGCTCTTCGCGAGCGATGACGGATCCGTGGCATGTGACGGGACTTCGGTCCGCGAGCAGGGCGCATCACCTGTAACACCGGACGTCGGACGCGGATCCGAACGGCCTGCCGCCTGA
- a CDS encoding alpha-amylase family glycosyl hydrolase, whose product MSINEDAKPGMGAIPHDGGVAFRVWAPNASSLSVVGDFNDWAEDRHPMTSEQGGYWYTDVPEAKPGQEYRFLIEGPDGALSRIDPYARAVTNSVGNGVITDLGQAPDDGFTPPPWNEMVIYELHIGTFGGQDADGVGTFDSAVGRLDHLKSLGVNAVQIMPTAEFAGDMSWGYNPAHIFAVETAYGGPEGFRAFVRAAHEAGMAVILDVVYNHFGPSDLDLWRFDGWGEGEAGGIYFYNDWRAETPWGATRPDYGRPEVRQFIRDNALFWLEAYGVDGLRWDMTLYIRNVSEDEGDDAQYLEDGWSLMQWVNDEIAERFPGRITIAEDLRTKDAVTAGTADNGAGFGAQWDADFVHPVREVLTTPLDEDRSMQALAGALTKTYNGDPLQRVVYTESHDEVANGKARVPHEIDSDDQTAWHAQKRSTLGAAMVFFSPGIPMIFQGQEFLQGDWFDDSVPLDWSQREDFRGIIRLYRDLVKLRLELRALSGRGVEILLADEERKLFVFRRFDADDQPGAVIAMNFQAEEARDIAISVPEGQWTLRLNTDWQGYSKDFGDFHTTDMHVEEVDGARTGSFSVGPYSAVLFTS is encoded by the coding sequence ATGAGCATCAACGAAGACGCGAAGCCCGGCATGGGGGCGATCCCGCATGACGGCGGGGTCGCATTCAGGGTCTGGGCCCCGAACGCAAGCAGCCTTTCGGTGGTCGGCGACTTCAACGACTGGGCCGAAGACAGACATCCGATGACATCGGAGCAGGGCGGATACTGGTACACCGATGTTCCCGAGGCCAAGCCGGGGCAGGAGTATCGTTTCCTTATCGAGGGACCTGACGGCGCGCTCAGCCGGATCGACCCCTACGCGCGCGCAGTCACCAATTCCGTGGGAAATGGCGTCATCACGGACCTCGGACAGGCGCCGGACGATGGATTCACGCCGCCGCCCTGGAACGAGATGGTGATCTACGAGCTGCATATCGGGACGTTTGGCGGACAGGACGCGGACGGGGTCGGGACCTTCGACTCCGCGGTCGGACGCCTCGATCACCTGAAGTCGCTTGGCGTCAACGCGGTGCAGATCATGCCGACCGCCGAATTCGCCGGCGACATGTCATGGGGCTACAATCCCGCGCATATCTTCGCGGTCGAAACGGCCTACGGTGGGCCCGAGGGGTTCCGCGCCTTTGTCCGCGCGGCGCATGAGGCTGGCATGGCCGTGATCCTCGATGTCGTCTACAACCACTTCGGACCCAGCGACCTCGACCTCTGGCGCTTTGACGGCTGGGGAGAAGGCGAGGCGGGCGGAATCTATTTCTACAACGACTGGCGCGCCGAGACGCCCTGGGGCGCGACGCGGCCCGACTACGGCAGGCCCGAGGTCCGGCAGTTCATCCGAGACAACGCGCTCTTCTGGCTGGAAGCCTACGGCGTGGACGGTCTGCGCTGGGACATGACGCTCTACATCCGCAACGTGTCGGAGGACGAGGGCGACGACGCGCAGTATCTCGAGGACGGCTGGTCGCTGATGCAGTGGGTCAACGACGAGATCGCCGAGCGTTTCCCGGGGCGCATCACGATCGCCGAGGACCTTCGCACCAAGGATGCCGTGACGGCAGGGACCGCCGACAACGGAGCGGGCTTCGGCGCGCAGTGGGATGCCGATTTCGTGCATCCGGTCCGCGAGGTGCTCACCACGCCCCTGGACGAGGACCGCAGCATGCAGGCCCTGGCCGGCGCTCTGACCAAGACCTACAATGGCGATCCGTTGCAGCGGGTGGTCTATACCGAAAGTCACGACGAGGTGGCGAACGGCAAGGCACGCGTCCCTCATGAGATCGACAGCGACGACCAGACGGCATGGCATGCGCAGAAGCGTTCGACCCTTGGCGCCGCGATGGTGTTCTTTTCGCCGGGCATTCCGATGATCTTCCAGGGACAGGAGTTCCTGCAAGGCGACTGGTTCGACGACAGCGTGCCGCTCGACTGGTCGCAGCGCGAGGATTTCCGCGGCATCATCCGGCTGTATCGCGATCTGGTGAAGCTCAGGCTCGAGCTTCGGGCGCTCTCGGGGCGGGGTGTCGAGATCCTTCTCGCGGACGAGGAAAGGAAGCTTTTCGTTTTCCGCAGGTTCGACGCCGACGATCAGCCGGGTGCGGTCATCGCGATGAACTTCCAGGCGGAAGAGGCCCGCGATATCGCCATCAGCGTTCCCGAGGGCCAATGGACGCTGCGGCTGAACACGGACTGGCAGGGCTACAGCAAGGACTTCGGCGATTTCCACACCACGGACATGCATGTCGAAGAGGTCGACGGGGCCCGCACAGGCAGCTTCTCGGTCGGACCCTATTCCGCGGTTCTCTTCACCTCCTGA
- a CDS encoding YihY/virulence factor BrkB family protein: MLLVALGLQSMRKPRNAPIEVDTDAGRSRESRLTARPSEPASRDWVGVLKNTFSEISKDHVMLVAAGVTFYALLALFPALAAIVSIYGLFSDPVTIQEHLVALQGVVPEGGLGIIKSQLDALAAKGSSGLGIAFVIGLGTSLWSANAGVKSIFEALNIAYDETEDRSFVKLTLTAFAFTLAGIFVTLLTLGAVLVVPVVFSMLPMGQGLWEIVNWLRWPVMVVVVAVLIALLYRFGPSRPPPKWRWLTWGSSLAAVLWLFASALFSWYAANFGSYDATYGSLGAVIGFMTWIWISAIVVITGAELNAELERGADDGVPF, translated from the coding sequence ATGCTGCTTGTTGCCCTTGGCCTTCAGAGCATGCGCAAGCCCCGCAATGCCCCCATCGAGGTCGATACCGACGCAGGGCGGTCCCGTGAAAGCCGTCTCACCGCGCGGCCCTCCGAGCCCGCGAGCCGCGACTGGGTTGGTGTGCTGAAGAATACCTTCAGCGAGATTTCAAAGGACCACGTCATGCTCGTGGCCGCCGGGGTCACGTTCTATGCATTGCTTGCCCTGTTTCCGGCGCTCGCGGCCATCGTGTCGATCTACGGGCTGTTTTCGGATCCCGTCACAATCCAGGAACACCTTGTCGCCTTGCAGGGCGTCGTGCCGGAAGGCGGGCTCGGTATCATCAAGTCACAACTCGACGCGCTGGCCGCGAAGGGATCGAGCGGGCTGGGCATCGCCTTCGTCATCGGTCTCGGCACATCGCTGTGGTCCGCCAATGCGGGCGTGAAATCGATCTTCGAAGCGCTCAACATCGCTTATGACGAAACCGAGGACCGAAGTTTCGTCAAACTCACGCTGACGGCGTTCGCCTTCACGCTGGCCGGTATCTTCGTCACGCTGCTGACGCTGGGTGCCGTGCTCGTCGTTCCCGTCGTTTTCAGCATGCTGCCGATGGGGCAGGGGCTGTGGGAAATCGTGAACTGGCTGCGCTGGCCCGTGATGGTCGTCGTCGTCGCCGTTTTGATCGCGCTTCTCTACCGCTTTGGACCCTCGCGGCCGCCTCCGAAGTGGCGCTGGCTGACATGGGGGAGCAGCCTTGCCGCCGTCCTGTGGCTTTTCGCCTCCGCCCTGTTCTCGTGGTATGCGGCCAATTTCGGTTCCTACGACGCCACCTACGGGTCGCTCGGCGCCGTCATCGGCTTCATGACCTGGATCTGGATCAGTGCCATCGTGGTCATTACCGGCGCCGAACTGAATGCCGAACTCGAGCGCGGCGCAGACGACGGCGTGCCTTTCTGA
- a CDS encoding ABC transporter substrate-binding protein: MRKYLLSAVAASAVIAWTNAAWADEAAAQRWIDNEFQPSTLSKEQQLEEMKWFIEAAEPYSGMEINVLSEGIPTHSYESEILTKAFEEITGIKVNHQILGEGEVVQAVQTQMQTGRNLYDGYVNDSDLIGTHSRLQLAYPISDMMEGDWADTTSPTLDLEDFMGISFTTGPDGKLYQLPDQQFANLYWFRKDWFDNEDYKAAFKEKYGYDLGVPVNWSAYEDIAEFFTNDVQEIDGVRIYGHMDYGKRAPDLGWRMTDAWLSMAGAGSPGEPNGVPIDEWGIRMEAGSCNPSGASVSRGGEANGPAAVFAIAKWDEWLRKYAPPGAASYDFYQSLPALSQGNVAQQIFWYTAFTADMVKPRSEGNNTVDDDGNPLWRMAPSPHGPYWKEGQKVGYQDVGSWTFLKSTPSERAQAAWLYAQFVTSKTVDVKKSHVGLTFIRDSTVRHDSFSERAPKLGGLVEFYRSPDRVAWSPTGINVPDYPKLAQIWWQQIGDVNSGAFTPQEAMDRLAEEMDITMARMQQADESAGVYGGCGPRLNEPKDPSEWLGKENGPQAKLDNEKPQGETVNYDDLVARWQSQ, from the coding sequence ATGCGGAAGTATCTGCTGTCCGCGGTGGCGGCTTCGGCCGTCATCGCTTGGACCAATGCGGCCTGGGCCGACGAGGCTGCCGCACAACGCTGGATCGACAACGAATTCCAGCCATCGACGCTTTCCAAGGAACAACAGCTCGAAGAGATGAAGTGGTTCATCGAGGCGGCTGAGCCCTATTCCGGAATGGAGATCAACGTGCTTTCGGAAGGCATTCCGACGCACAGCTACGAATCCGAGATCCTGACCAAGGCCTTCGAGGAAATCACCGGAATCAAGGTGAACCATCAGATTCTCGGCGAAGGAGAGGTGGTGCAGGCGGTGCAGACCCAGATGCAGACGGGTCGCAACCTCTATGACGGCTATGTCAACGACAGCGACCTGATCGGCACGCATTCGCGCCTCCAGCTCGCCTATCCGATCTCCGACATGATGGAAGGCGACTGGGCCGACACCACCAGCCCGACGCTCGACCTCGAAGACTTCATGGGCATCAGCTTCACCACCGGCCCTGACGGCAAGCTCTACCAGCTGCCCGACCAGCAGTTCGCGAACCTCTACTGGTTCCGCAAGGACTGGTTCGACAACGAAGACTACAAGGCCGCCTTCAAGGAGAAGTACGGCTACGACCTTGGCGTGCCGGTCAACTGGTCTGCCTACGAGGATATCGCCGAATTCTTCACCAACGACGTGCAGGAAATCGACGGCGTCCGTATCTACGGCCACATGGACTACGGCAAGCGCGCACCGGACCTCGGCTGGCGCATGACGGACGCCTGGCTGTCGATGGCGGGCGCCGGCTCGCCGGGCGAACCCAACGGCGTTCCCATCGACGAATGGGGCATCCGCATGGAAGCGGGATCGTGCAATCCCTCGGGCGCCAGCGTGTCGCGCGGTGGAGAGGCGAACGGCCCGGCGGCGGTCTTCGCCATCGCCAAATGGGACGAATGGCTGCGCAAATACGCGCCCCCCGGGGCTGCCTCCTACGACTTCTACCAGTCGCTGCCCGCCCTCAGCCAGGGTAACGTGGCCCAGCAGATCTTCTGGTACACGGCCTTCACCGCCGACATGGTCAAGCCCCGCTCGGAAGGCAACAACACCGTGGACGACGACGGCAACCCGCTGTGGCGGATGGCGCCCTCGCCGCATGGCCCCTACTGGAAGGAAGGCCAGAAGGTCGGCTATCAGGACGTGGGGTCCTGGACCTTCCTCAAGTCGACCCCGTCCGAGCGCGCTCAGGCCGCATGGCTCTACGCGCAGTTCGTGACCTCCAAGACCGTCGACGTGAAGAAGTCCCACGTGGGGCTCACCTTCATCCGGGACAGCACCGTGCGGCACGACAGCTTCAGCGAACGGGCGCCCAAGCTTGGCGGTCTCGTCGAATTCTACCGCTCGCCGGACCGCGTCGCATGGTCTCCCACGGGGATCAACGTGCCGGACTATCCCAAGCTCGCGCAGATCTGGTGGCAGCAGATCGGCGACGTCAACTCGGGCGCCTTCACGCCGCAGGAAGCCATGGACCGTCTTGCCGAAGAGATGGACATCACCATGGCCCGGATGCAGCAGGCGGACGAGTCGGCCGGCGTCTATGGCGGCTGCGGACCGCGCCTGAACGAGCCGAAGGACCCGTCCGAATGGCTCGGCAAGGAAAACGGTCCCCAGGCGAAGCTCGACAACGAGAAACCGCAGGGCGAGACCGTCAACTACGACGACCTCGTCGCGCGCTGGCAGTCGCAGTAG